A window from Erythrobacter sp. YJ-T3-07 encodes these proteins:
- the murB gene encoding UDP-N-acetylmuramate dehydrogenase: MSEDVSLLQVRGRLTEDARLAPLVWFKAGGTADWLFEPADIDDLRAFLAELDPAVPIMPLGLGSNLIVRDGGVPGVTIRLGKPFAKIEAEGDHMLRCGAGAHGVLIASKARDNGIAGLEFLRGIPGTLGGFVRMNGGAYGRETADVLVDCDVVLRDGSLKTLRVGELGYTYRHSELPEGSVVVGARLKGEAGDPVEIGAEMDRIAQAREESQPVRTKTGGSTFKNPPGEKAWQLVDAAGCRGMTRGGAQVSEKHTNFLINTGTATSADIEQLGEDVRAKVRDNSGIELEWEIQRVGRK; this comes from the coding sequence GTGAGCGAGGACGTGTCCCTCCTTCAGGTTCGCGGTCGTCTGACCGAGGACGCGCGGCTCGCGCCGCTCGTCTGGTTCAAGGCCGGCGGCACGGCGGACTGGCTGTTCGAGCCTGCCGATATCGACGACCTGCGCGCGTTCCTCGCCGAACTGGACCCTGCCGTGCCGATCATGCCGCTGGGGCTGGGGTCGAACCTGATCGTGCGTGATGGCGGCGTGCCCGGGGTGACGATTCGCCTCGGCAAGCCTTTCGCGAAGATCGAAGCCGAAGGCGATCATATGCTCCGCTGCGGCGCGGGCGCGCACGGCGTGCTGATTGCCTCCAAGGCGCGTGACAACGGCATTGCCGGGCTCGAATTCCTGCGCGGTATTCCCGGAACGCTGGGCGGCTTCGTCCGCATGAATGGCGGCGCCTACGGGCGCGAAACCGCCGATGTGCTGGTCGATTGCGACGTGGTGCTGCGCGATGGGTCGCTCAAGACGCTGCGCGTCGGAGAGCTGGGTTACACCTATCGTCATTCCGAGCTGCCGGAAGGATCCGTGGTCGTCGGCGCTCGGCTCAAGGGCGAAGCAGGCGACCCTGTCGAGATCGGTGCCGAGATGGACCGCATCGCGCAGGCGCGCGAGGAAAGCCAGCCCGTGCGGACCAAGACCGGTGGTTCCACCTTCAAGAACCCTCCGGGCGAGAAGGCATGGCAGCTGGTCGATGCCGCGGGTTGTCGCGGTATGACCCGCGGCGGCGCTCAAGTCTCCGAAAAGCACACCAACTTCCTCATCAACACCGGCACCGCGACCAGCGCGGATATCGAACAGCTGGGCGAAGATGTCCGCGCGAAGGTGCGCGATAATTCTGGGATCGAACTCGAATGGGAAATCCAGCGGGTAGGGCGCAAATGA
- the murC gene encoding UDP-N-acetylmuramate--L-alanine ligase codes for MKGVATDIGMIHFVGIGGIGMSGIAEVMHNLGYQVQGSDIAEGPTVERLRKRGIEVAIGHARENVDGVAVVVTSTAVKRTNPEVEAALENRIPVVRRAEMLAELMRLKSTIAIAGTHGKTTTTSMIAGLLDCGEIDPTVINGGVIEQFGSNARLGDSDWMVVEADESDGSFLRLDGTIAVVTNIDPEHLDHYGDFEGVKRAFVEFIHNVPFYGAAILCVDHPEVQAVIAKVRDRRVITYGFSLQADICAVNVKPEAGGNRFDVMVRQRGQEDRRIENVFLPMPGRHNVQNALAAIAVSLEMNCSDEVIREGFARFGGVRRRFTRVGTVPVEGGSATVIDDYAHHPVEIRAVLSAARESVDAMDTPARVIAVMQPHRFSRLGELMGDFQACFNEADQVYVAPVYAAGEDPVEGVDAAALVDGIKSLGHRHAQTIADREELVSTLAPQLEPGDLVLCLGAGDITKWAARLPDELQAAREQVSA; via the coding sequence GTGAAGGGTGTCGCAACCGATATCGGGATGATCCACTTCGTCGGCATCGGCGGGATCGGCATGTCCGGCATTGCCGAGGTGATGCACAACCTTGGCTACCAGGTGCAGGGCTCCGACATTGCCGAGGGACCGACGGTCGAACGGCTGCGGAAGCGCGGGATCGAGGTCGCGATCGGCCACGCGCGCGAGAATGTCGATGGCGTGGCGGTGGTGGTCACCTCCACCGCGGTCAAGCGGACCAATCCCGAGGTCGAGGCGGCGCTGGAAAACCGTATCCCCGTGGTCCGCCGCGCGGAGATGCTCGCCGAGCTGATGCGGCTCAAGTCGACCATCGCGATTGCGGGCACCCACGGCAAGACGACCACCACCAGCATGATCGCAGGCCTGCTCGACTGTGGCGAGATCGACCCAACGGTGATCAATGGCGGGGTGATCGAGCAGTTCGGCTCGAACGCAAGGCTGGGTGACAGTGACTGGATGGTGGTCGAAGCCGACGAGAGCGACGGCAGCTTCCTGCGGCTCGACGGGACCATCGCGGTGGTCACCAATATCGACCCCGAACACCTCGACCACTACGGCGATTTCGAAGGCGTGAAGCGCGCCTTCGTCGAGTTCATCCACAACGTGCCGTTCTACGGCGCGGCGATCCTGTGCGTCGACCATCCCGAAGTGCAGGCGGTGATCGCCAAGGTGCGCGATCGCAGGGTTATCACCTACGGCTTCTCGCTCCAGGCGGATATCTGCGCGGTCAATGTGAAGCCAGAGGCGGGCGGCAACCGGTTCGATGTGATGGTCCGCCAGCGCGGGCAGGAAGATCGCCGGATCGAGAACGTGTTCCTGCCGATGCCGGGCCGGCATAATGTGCAGAACGCGCTCGCCGCGATTGCGGTCAGCCTCGAAATGAACTGCTCGGACGAGGTGATCCGCGAAGGTTTCGCCCGCTTCGGCGGCGTGCGGCGGCGCTTCACCCGGGTCGGCACGGTGCCGGTCGAAGGGGGCAGCGCGACCGTGATCGACGATTACGCCCACCACCCGGTGGAAATCCGCGCGGTGCTCTCCGCCGCGCGGGAAAGCGTGGACGCGATGGACACGCCTGCGCGGGTGATCGCGGTGATGCAGCCGCACCGTTTCTCCCGCCTTGGCGAGCTGATGGGCGACTTCCAGGCCTGCTTCAACGAGGCCGACCAGGTCTACGTCGCGCCGGTCTATGCTGCGGGCGAAGACCCTGTCGAGGGTGTGGATGCCGCGGCGCTGGTCGACGGGATCAAGTCGCTCGGCCACCGCCACGCGCAGACCATCGCGGATCGCGAAGAATTGGTCAGCACGCTCGCCCCACAGCTGGAGCCGGGCGATCTGGTGCTGTGCCTGGGTGCGGGCGACATCACCAAATGGGCGGCACGGTTGCCCGACGAATTGCAGGCCGCGCGCGAGCAGGTGAGCGCGTGA
- the murG gene encoding undecaprenyldiphospho-muramoylpentapeptide beta-N-acetylglucosaminyltransferase: MSGANRHYVLAAGGTGGHMLPAFALAQELHQRGHHVALITDERGANIPGKPDFMPAHIMPVGRFGKNPIRWIKGVSKVMEGRSMARQLFDSFEPSAVVGFGGYPSLPALLAARSAKIPSVIHEQNAVLGRVNRLLAPRVNAIATSYPQVQRMKSSWSRKVHLVGNPVRPEVLALRDEPFPTFSEDSLLKVLVTGGSQGASVLAQVVPDGLAMLPPALRQRLQVTQQCRPEDVGAVRERYRNHDIPAELATYFENMADRLADAHLFIGRAGASTIAELTAVGRPAILVPLPIATDDHQAANTREIVEAGGARMIRQNAFTPKELARQIQVLSQRAGTLSTAAHKAWNCGRPDAVKELADLVESFGGAELMDVIRVGQNNARGASQGVPVGQGAARDAAEEPAS; the protein is encoded by the coding sequence ATGAGCGGGGCCAATCGACATTATGTGCTCGCCGCAGGCGGCACCGGCGGGCACATGCTGCCCGCCTTCGCGCTGGCGCAGGAACTGCACCAGCGCGGCCATCACGTGGCGCTGATCACGGACGAGCGCGGGGCGAATATTCCCGGTAAGCCCGATTTCATGCCCGCGCACATCATGCCGGTCGGCCGGTTCGGCAAGAACCCGATCCGCTGGATCAAGGGCGTGAGCAAGGTGATGGAAGGCCGCAGCATGGCCCGGCAGCTGTTCGACAGTTTCGAACCGAGCGCGGTGGTCGGCTTCGGCGGCTATCCCTCGCTGCCCGCGCTGCTCGCCGCGCGCAGTGCGAAGATCCCCAGCGTGATCCACGAACAGAACGCGGTGCTGGGCCGGGTCAATCGCCTGCTCGCCCCGCGGGTAAACGCGATCGCGACCTCTTACCCGCAGGTGCAGCGGATGAAGTCCAGCTGGTCGCGCAAGGTCCATCTGGTCGGCAACCCGGTGCGGCCCGAAGTGCTCGCGCTGCGTGACGAGCCGTTCCCGACCTTCAGCGAAGACAGCCTGCTCAAAGTGCTGGTGACCGGCGGCAGCCAGGGCGCCAGCGTGCTCGCGCAGGTGGTGCCCGATGGCCTCGCGATGCTGCCGCCCGCGCTGCGCCAGCGGTTGCAGGTGACCCAGCAGTGCCGCCCGGAAGATGTCGGCGCGGTGCGCGAGCGCTATCGCAATCATGACATTCCCGCCGAACTGGCGACCTATTTCGAGAACATGGCCGACCGGCTCGCCGATGCGCACCTGTTCATCGGGCGTGCGGGCGCGTCGACCATTGCCGAACTGACCGCAGTGGGGCGCCCCGCGATCCTCGTCCCGCTGCCGATCGCGACTGACGATCATCAGGCGGCCAACACGCGCGAGATCGTGGAAGCGGGCGGCGCGCGGATGATCCGCCAGAATGCGTTCACGCCCAAGGAGCTGGCGCGTCAGATCCAGGTGCTCAGCCAGCGCGCAGGCACGCTCTCCACTGCGGCGCACAAGGCGTGGAATTGCGGACGGCCCGATGCGGTCAAGGAACTGGCCGATCTGGTCGAAAGCTTCGGCGGGGCCGAATTGATGGATGTGATCCGGGTGGGTCAGAACAACGCGCGCGGCGCGTCGCAGGGTGTGCCCGTGGGGCAGGGCGCTGCGCGCGATGCCGCAGAGGAGCCTGCTTCGTGA
- a CDS encoding FtsW/RodA/SpoVE family cell cycle protein, with protein sequence MNIAPATAIASDLSGRSGPRLTQRARLKIWWRELDHVLLGLIVLLMAVGCAAIAAASPAGADRLSSDTVTLDPLHFLWLHLRWLAVGIAAMLGLSMLSRESARRFAILLSLGMVAALVLVPLIGTEVNGARRWLNLGFSFQPSEFLKPGFAITLAWIMSWKLKDPNMPVFGLVTGALALVVGLLMAQPNLGDAILFTGVWFVLVLLGGVSARQIAGLIAAGIGLLATAYMFYGNARNRIDSFFSGGTDYDQVDLAQRTLLAGGWDGVGFWVGRAKFRLPEAQTDYIFSVVGEEFGLIACAGIVLLFCAIVLRVLMRAASEENFFALLAASGLIAQLGGQAFINILVNLSLFPSKGMTLPLVSYGGSSTIAICCGFGLLLALTRRNPFLTRETAGLRNMLFDKEKDR encoded by the coding sequence ATGAACATTGCGCCTGCAACCGCGATTGCCAGCGATCTGTCCGGGCGCAGCGGTCCGCGCCTGACCCAGCGCGCGCGGCTAAAAATCTGGTGGCGCGAGCTGGACCATGTTTTGCTCGGCCTGATCGTGCTGCTGATGGCGGTCGGTTGTGCAGCGATCGCCGCGGCCTCGCCCGCTGGCGCGGATCGGCTGTCGAGCGACACGGTCACGCTCGATCCGCTGCACTTCCTCTGGCTGCACCTGCGCTGGCTCGCAGTGGGAATTGCCGCGATGCTCGGCCTGTCGATGCTCAGCCGCGAAAGCGCCCGTCGTTTCGCCATCCTGCTGTCGCTGGGGATGGTCGCCGCGCTGGTGCTCGTGCCGCTGATCGGGACCGAGGTGAACGGCGCGCGGCGCTGGCTGAACCTTGGCTTCTCCTTCCAGCCGTCCGAATTCCTCAAGCCCGGCTTCGCGATCACGCTGGCCTGGATCATGAGCTGGAAGCTCAAGGACCCCAACATGCCGGTGTTCGGTCTGGTGACCGGCGCGCTGGCGCTGGTGGTCGGCCTGCTGATGGCGCAGCCCAACCTGGGCGATGCGATCCTGTTCACCGGCGTGTGGTTCGTGCTGGTGCTGCTGGGCGGCGTGTCCGCGCGCCAGATCGCCGGGCTGATCGCCGCCGGGATCGGCCTGCTGGCGACCGCCTACATGTTCTACGGCAATGCGCGGAACCGGATCGACTCCTTCTTCTCCGGCGGGACTGATTACGATCAGGTCGACCTTGCCCAGCGCACGCTGCTGGCGGGTGGCTGGGACGGCGTCGGCTTCTGGGTCGGGCGTGCCAAGTTCCGCCTGCCGGAGGCGCAGACCGACTACATCTTCTCGGTCGTGGGCGAAGAGTTCGGCCTGATCGCCTGTGCGGGCATCGTGCTGCTGTTCTGCGCCATAGTGCTGCGGGTGCTGATGCGCGCCGCGAGCGAGGAGAACTTCTTCGCGCTGCTCGCGGCATCGGGCCTGATCGCGCAGCTGGGCGGGCAGGCGTTCATCAATATCCTCGTCAACCTGTCGCTGTTCCCGTCCAAGGGGATGACGCTGCCGCTGGTCAGCTATGGCGGGTCGTCGACGATCGCGATATGCTGCGGCTTCGGCCTGCTGCTCGCGCTGACACGGCGCAACCCCTTCCTCACACGAGAAACCGCAGGCCTTCGCAACATGCTCTTCGACAAGGAAAAAGACAGATGA
- the murD gene encoding UDP-N-acetylmuramoyl-L-alanine--D-glutamate ligase: MILSPAWKGRKYAVLGLARTGRATVEALLAAGAEVTAWDSNEDAREAFAGRVTLADPVETDLTRFEAVLATPGVPLNTHPIKPHADRFGVPVIGDIELFAQAREHLPPHKVVGITGTNGKSTTTALTHHILKTAGVPTTMGGNIGLPILGQEPLPEGGVYVLELSSYQIDLTFSLDCEVAVLLNVTPDHLDRYDSFEAYGASKSRLFAMQTRGHNSIARFTDARVLGKFAEGSIASILEDVLANRGFEPSEQAEWPSLQGPHNLENAAAAIEACDILGLSGAQIRDGLRTFPGLPHRMERVGERAGVLYVNDSKATNTAAAAPALAAFENIHWIVGGQAKEPGLGETEQHIGHVTAAYAIGEAGDAFADALAPHCPVSRCGTLDIAVHTAALAAKPGDTVLLSPACASFDQFRDFEDRGDRFRALVHALADSEATP; the protein is encoded by the coding sequence GTGATCCTCTCGCCCGCCTGGAAGGGCCGCAAATACGCGGTTCTCGGCCTGGCACGCACGGGCCGGGCGACGGTCGAGGCGCTGCTGGCGGCGGGCGCCGAGGTGACCGCGTGGGACAGCAACGAGGACGCGCGCGAGGCCTTTGCAGGCCGCGTGACGCTGGCCGACCCGGTCGAGACCGACCTGACCCGGTTCGAGGCGGTGCTGGCGACGCCCGGCGTCCCACTCAACACCCATCCGATAAAGCCGCATGCGGACAGGTTCGGCGTTCCGGTGATCGGCGATATCGAGCTGTTCGCGCAGGCTCGCGAGCACCTGCCGCCGCACAAGGTCGTCGGCATCACCGGCACCAACGGCAAGAGCACGACCACCGCGCTGACGCATCATATACTGAAGACCGCGGGCGTACCGACCACGATGGGCGGCAATATCGGCCTGCCGATCCTCGGTCAGGAGCCTTTGCCCGAAGGCGGGGTCTACGTGCTGGAGCTGTCGAGCTACCAGATCGACCTGACCTTCTCGCTCGATTGCGAGGTTGCGGTGCTGCTCAACGTGACGCCCGATCATCTGGATCGCTACGACAGCTTCGAGGCTTACGGCGCAAGCAAATCGCGCCTGTTCGCGATGCAGACGCGCGGTCACAATTCGATCGCCCGGTTCACTGATGCGCGCGTGCTCGGCAAGTTCGCCGAAGGCTCGATTGCGAGCATCCTTGAGGACGTGCTCGCGAACCGTGGTTTCGAGCCGAGTGAGCAGGCAGAGTGGCCCTCGCTCCAGGGGCCGCACAATCTCGAAAACGCGGCAGCGGCCATCGAAGCCTGCGACATCCTCGGCCTATCGGGCGCGCAAATTCGCGACGGTCTGCGCACCTTCCCCGGCCTGCCGCACCGTATGGAGCGGGTCGGCGAGCGGGCGGGCGTGCTCTACGTCAACGACAGCAAGGCGACCAACACCGCCGCCGCCGCGCCCGCGCTGGCCGCGTTCGAGAACATCCACTGGATCGTCGGCGGGCAGGCCAAGGAGCCGGGGCTGGGCGAGACCGAACAGCACATCGGGCACGTCACCGCCGCCTACGCCATCGGCGAGGCGGGCGACGCCTTTGCCGACGCGCTCGCGCCGCATTGCCCGGTCAGCCGCTGCGGCACGCTCGACATTGCGGTGCACACCGCCGCGCTCGCGGCGAAGCCCGGCGATACCGTGCTGCTGAGTCCGGCCTGCGCCAGCTTCGACCAGTTCCGCGATTTCGAGGACCGTGGCGACCGCTTCCGCGCGCTCGTCCACGCGCTTGCCGATAGCGAGGCCACGCCATGA
- the mraY gene encoding phospho-N-acetylmuramoyl-pentapeptide-transferase, whose protein sequence is MFYLIAEWFEFEGLFNLFRYQTFRAGAAILTALFIGLLIGPKLIAVLRVRQGKGQPIREDGPKTHLAKVGTPTMGGLMILIALVLSLLLWMDLSSPFVWACLAVTIGFGAIGFMDDYDKVTKNSHKGVSGKVRLLMEFVVAGIAAYIIVSQINTWLYVPFVSDQAIPLGPFYYVFAAIVIVGAGNAVNLTDGLDGLAIMPVIIAAGTFALIAYLAGRADFSSYLGIPYVEGAGELAIFCACIMGAGLAFLWFNAPPANVFMGDTGSLALGGALGAIAVASHHEIVLAIVGGLFVFEALSVIIQVFWFKRTGKRIFRMAPVHHHFEQLGWSETKVVIRFWIIAIVLALIGLSTLKLR, encoded by the coding sequence ATGTTCTATTTGATCGCGGAATGGTTCGAATTCGAAGGGTTGTTCAACCTCTTCCGCTACCAGACGTTTCGTGCGGGTGCGGCGATCCTCACCGCGCTGTTTATCGGCCTGCTGATCGGTCCGAAGCTGATCGCGGTTCTGCGCGTGCGCCAGGGCAAGGGCCAGCCGATCCGCGAGGATGGGCCCAAGACCCACCTCGCCAAGGTCGGCACGCCGACGATGGGCGGGCTGATGATCCTGATCGCGCTGGTGCTCAGCCTGCTGCTGTGGATGGACCTGTCGAGCCCCTTCGTCTGGGCCTGCCTTGCGGTGACCATCGGGTTCGGCGCGATCGGCTTCATGGATGATTACGACAAGGTCACCAAGAACAGCCACAAGGGCGTTTCGGGCAAGGTGCGCCTGCTGATGGAATTCGTGGTCGCAGGCATCGCGGCCTATATCATCGTCAGCCAGATCAACACCTGGCTCTACGTCCCCTTCGTGTCCGACCAGGCGATCCCGCTGGGGCCGTTCTACTACGTCTTCGCCGCGATCGTGATCGTGGGCGCGGGCAATGCGGTCAACCTGACTGACGGGCTCGATGGCCTCGCCATCATGCCGGTGATCATCGCTGCGGGCACCTTCGCGCTGATTGCCTACCTTGCAGGGCGCGCGGACTTTTCCAGCTATCTGGGCATTCCGTACGTGGAGGGTGCGGGTGAACTGGCGATCTTCTGTGCCTGCATCATGGGCGCAGGGCTTGCCTTCCTGTGGTTCAACGCGCCGCCGGCCAATGTTTTCATGGGCGACACCGGCTCGCTTGCGCTGGGCGGAGCGCTGGGCGCGATCGCGGTCGCCAGCCACCACGAAATCGTGCTCGCCATCGTCGGCGGGCTGTTCGTGTTCGAGGCGCTCAGCGTCATCATCCAGGTCTTCTGGTTCAAGCGCACGGGCAAGCGCATCTTCCGCATGGCGCCGGTCCACCACCACTTCGAACAGCTCGGGTGGAGCGAGACGAAGGTCGTGATCCGCTTCTGGATCATCGCCATCGTGCTCGCACTGATCGGGCTCAGCACGCTGAAGCTACGGTGA
- the murF gene encoding UDP-N-acetylmuramoyl-tripeptide--D-alanyl-D-alanine ligase has product MSVAALAHPRMRAWPKVARDSLRLALWSANEIAEATGGVASGDFQCAGVEMDSRDVRPGDLFVALKGEAMDGHRFIDKAFAAGAAAAIVDRPIDWPHVLVEDTTAALHALAAAARTRGDATRIAVTGSVGKTGVKEAIFSALDRASRGQAHRSVRSYNNHVGVPLSVARMSPRARYGVFEMGMNHAGEIAPLADHVRPDVAVITTIAPAHIENLGSLEAIADEKAQIFTGLKPGGAAIIPADSDQFERLKAHAEAAGAEVFSFGRADHARVRLLDAIPAANGGASLVTAQIDDTRLCYSVAEPGEHWIANSLAVMACIYAVGGDLGAAGIALGEMGGLKGRGARHAIAAAGGRALLIDESYNANPASMRATLTQLGQTPASRRIAVLGAMGELGEFSMRFHEALLEPIEEGQVDYAVLVGDAMEPLVRKMGTAHANGLGNPPAFAHCAGPAEAIAALEEFGLNAGDAILVKGSNAVGLGRLVDHFVSRS; this is encoded by the coding sequence ATGAGCGTTGCAGCACTCGCCCATCCGCGCATGCGCGCATGGCCCAAGGTCGCCCGTGACAGCCTGCGGCTTGCCCTGTGGAGCGCCAACGAGATCGCCGAGGCGACCGGCGGCGTTGCTTCTGGCGATTTCCAGTGTGCCGGCGTCGAGATGGACAGCCGCGATGTGCGCCCGGGCGATCTGTTCGTCGCGCTGAAGGGCGAAGCGATGGACGGCCACCGCTTCATCGACAAGGCGTTTGCCGCCGGCGCCGCCGCCGCGATCGTCGACCGCCCGATCGACTGGCCGCATGTGCTGGTGGAAGACACCACCGCCGCACTCCACGCGCTGGCCGCTGCTGCGCGCACGCGCGGCGACGCGACGCGCATCGCGGTGACCGGATCGGTCGGCAAGACCGGGGTCAAGGAAGCGATCTTCTCCGCCCTCGACCGTGCAAGCCGCGGGCAGGCGCACCGCTCCGTGCGCAGCTACAACAACCACGTCGGCGTGCCGCTGAGCGTTGCGCGGATGAGCCCGCGCGCCCGCTATGGCGTGTTCGAGATGGGCATGAACCACGCAGGCGAGATCGCGCCGCTGGCCGACCACGTGCGGCCCGATGTCGCGGTCATCACCACGATCGCGCCCGCGCATATCGAGAATCTCGGCTCGCTCGAGGCGATTGCAGACGAGAAGGCGCAGATTTTCACCGGCCTCAAGCCCGGCGGCGCGGCGATCATCCCCGCAGACAGCGACCAGTTCGAGCGGCTGAAGGCCCATGCCGAAGCGGCGGGGGCGGAAGTCTTCTCCTTCGGACGTGCCGATCATGCGCGCGTCCGCCTGCTCGATGCGATCCCTGCGGCCAACGGCGGGGCCTCGCTCGTGACCGCGCAGATCGACGATACGCGGCTGTGCTATTCGGTCGCCGAGCCGGGCGAACACTGGATCGCCAATTCGCTTGCGGTGATGGCGTGCATCTATGCGGTCGGCGGCGATCTGGGCGCGGCGGGCATTGCGCTGGGTGAGATGGGCGGCCTGAAGGGCCGCGGTGCGCGCCACGCCATTGCGGCGGCGGGCGGCCGTGCGCTGCTGATCGACGAGAGCTACAACGCCAACCCCGCCTCGATGCGCGCAACCCTGACCCAGCTCGGCCAGACCCCGGCGAGCCGCCGCATCGCGGTGCTGGGCGCAATGGGCGAGCTGGGCGAATTCAGCATGCGCTTCCATGAGGCGCTGCTCGAACCGATCGAGGAAGGCCAGGTCGATTACGCGGTGCTGGTCGGCGACGCGATGGAGCCGCTGGTGCGCAAGATGGGGACGGCGCATGCGAATGGCCTTGGCAACCCGCCGGCCTTCGCCCATTGCGCAGGGCCTGCCGAAGCGATCGCCGCGCTGGAAGAATTCGGGCTCAACGCCGGAGACGCGATCCTCGTCAAGGGATCCAATGCCGTCGGTCTGGGCCGTCTGGTCGATCACTTCGTCAGCCGAAGCTAA
- a CDS encoding UDP-N-acetylmuramoyl-L-alanyl-D-glutamate--2,6-diaminopimelate ligase, with translation MKLNRLLEQAGREEREAEDAIVTGFAIDHRKVAPGTVFGAFAGAKVNGEDFIDAAVAAGAIAVVARPGAKVEGALHIADENVRKAFAQIAAQYFTPVPETIVAVTGTNGKTSTVEMTRQLWRMLGERAASIGTLGVTTPDESVSTGLTTPDIVTFHANLSGLAREGVTHIAYEASSHGLDQYRNYGARVIAGAFTNFSRDHLDYHESMEAYFEAKMQLFDEVIADDGTAVIWADGGEWADKARTRAAKRGLRIFTVGPEGEDIRLIGQEPSQLGQSVEIARNGDRRTIRLPLIGQYQAANALTAAALALASGADEARLWDAVGRLQPVRGRLERAVITQSGAPVYVDYAHTPDALEAAIAALRPHVNGRLIVVFGAGGDRDTGKRGPMGEVASRLADVVIVTDDNPRGEDPADIRRAVMQGAGENTREVAGRREAIAQAIEIIGRDDIVLIAGKGHEEGQIIGSGDTMRVLPFNDVQVAREEASRINAGSQEMGQ, from the coding sequence GTGAAGCTGAACCGTCTTCTCGAACAGGCCGGACGCGAGGAACGCGAGGCCGAAGATGCGATCGTGACCGGTTTCGCGATCGATCACCGCAAGGTCGCGCCGGGCACCGTGTTCGGCGCCTTCGCGGGCGCGAAGGTCAATGGCGAGGATTTCATCGACGCCGCCGTTGCAGCGGGCGCGATCGCGGTGGTCGCGCGGCCTGGCGCAAAGGTTGAAGGCGCGCTGCACATTGCAGACGAGAACGTGCGCAAGGCCTTTGCGCAGATTGCCGCGCAGTATTTCACTCCGGTGCCCGAGACGATCGTCGCGGTCACCGGCACCAACGGCAAGACCTCCACGGTCGAAATGACCCGCCAGCTTTGGCGGATGCTGGGCGAGCGTGCGGCGAGCATCGGCACGCTGGGCGTCACCACCCCGGACGAGAGCGTTTCCACCGGGCTGACCACGCCCGACATCGTGACCTTCCATGCCAACCTGAGCGGTCTGGCGCGCGAAGGCGTCACCCACATTGCCTACGAAGCATCGAGCCACGGGCTCGACCAGTATCGCAACTACGGCGCGCGTGTGATCGCAGGCGCGTTCACCAATTTCAGCCGCGACCACCTCGACTATCACGAGAGCATGGAAGCCTATTTCGAGGCCAAGATGCAGCTGTTCGACGAGGTGATCGCGGATGACGGCACGGCGGTGATCTGGGCCGATGGCGGCGAGTGGGCCGACAAGGCGCGCACGCGGGCCGCGAAGCGCGGCCTGCGGATCTTCACGGTCGGGCCGGAGGGCGAGGACATCCGCCTGATCGGGCAGGAGCCGAGCCAGCTAGGCCAGAGTGTCGAGATCGCACGCAATGGTGATCGGCGCACGATCCGCCTTCCGCTGATCGGCCAGTATCAGGCCGCCAATGCTCTGACCGCCGCCGCGCTCGCGCTGGCGAGCGGCGCGGACGAAGCGCGTCTGTGGGATGCGGTCGGACGGTTGCAGCCGGTTCGTGGACGGCTGGAACGCGCGGTCATCACCCAGTCCGGTGCGCCGGTCTATGTCGATTATGCGCACACGCCGGACGCGCTGGAGGCGGCGATCGCCGCGCTGCGCCCGCATGTGAACGGTCGCCTGATCGTGGTGTTCGGTGCGGGCGGGGATCGCGATACGGGCAAGCGCGGGCCGATGGGCGAAGTCGCCTCGCGCCTCGCCGATGTGGTGATCGTGACCGACGATAATCCGCGCGGCGAAGACCCGGCGGATATCCGCCGCGCAGTCATGCAGGGCGCGGGCGAGAACACGCGCGAAGTCGCCGGGCGGCGCGAGGCGATTGCGCAAGCCATCGAAATCATCGGTCGGGACGATATCGTCCTGATCGCGGGCAAGGGCCACGAAGAAGGCCAGATCATCGGGTCGGGAGACACCATGCGGGTATTGCCGTTCAACGACGTACAGGTCGCGCGCGAGGAAGCCTCGCGGATCAATGCCGGATCGCAGGAGATGGGCCAATGA